The proteins below come from a single Jaculus jaculus isolate mJacJac1 chromosome X, mJacJac1.mat.Y.cur, whole genome shotgun sequence genomic window:
- the LOC101618205 gene encoding securin-like, with amino-acid sequence MATLIFVDKDNEEPGTRVAAKDGLKLGSGVKALDGRPQISTPCVGKTFNAPLALPKTARKALGTVNRATESSVKTSGPHKQKQQGFTVKKMTEKTVKAKSSAPASNDTYPEIEKFFPYNPLDFESFDLPEEHQIAHLPLNGVPLMILKEEKGLERLLHLDPPSPL; translated from the coding sequence ATGGCTACTCTGATCTTTGTTGATAAGGATAATGAAGAACCAGGCACCCGTGTGGCTGCTAAGGATGGGCTGAAGCTGGGGTCTGGTGTCAAAGCCTTAGATGGGAGACCTCAGATCTCAACACCCTGTGTTGGCAAAACCTTCAATGCTCCATTGGCCTTACCTAAAACGGCCAGGAAGGCTTTGGGAACTGTCAACAGAGCTACAGAAAGCTCCGTGAAGACCAGTGGACCGCACAAACAGAAACAGCAAGGCTTCACGGTGAaaaagatgacagagaaaacCGTTAAAGCGAAAAGCTCGGCTCCTGCCTCCAATGACACCTATCCAGAAATAGAAAAGTTTTTCCCCTATAATCCTCTCGATTTTGAGAGCTTTGACCTCCCTGAAGAGCACCAGATTGCACACCTCCCCTTGAATGGAGTGCCTCTCATGATCctcaaagaagagaaagggcTTGAAAGGCTGTTGCACCTGGATCCACCTTCGCCCTTGTAG